A region from the Nonlabens sp. YIK11 genome encodes:
- a CDS encoding SDR family NAD(P)-dependent oxidoreductase produces the protein MDNTIFSLENKTILVTGASSGIGREIAIACSNFGAKVLILGRNIERLKQTLSLLVGDGHSYHSLDLNDDKLVLEFCNSSIEIDGLVHSAGIVKSQLFSFLKEESFRHILDTNLVAPVMLTKHLLKKKKINKESSIVFLSSISGPVVTYIGNSAYSASKSALCGIAKTMALELASKGIRVNTIMPAMIETELISSIDSSKEDIELDKKNYPLGDYGKPEDVAFSVIFLLSKASKWMTGTDLKLDGGLTLK, from the coding sequence ATGGATAATACCATTTTTTCCCTTGAGAATAAGACTATTCTAGTAACAGGAGCTAGTAGTGGCATAGGTAGGGAGATTGCTATTGCTTGCTCAAATTTTGGGGCGAAAGTTTTAATTCTAGGTAGAAATATCGAGAGACTTAAACAGACACTATCTTTACTAGTAGGTGATGGCCATAGCTACCATTCTTTAGATCTAAATGATGACAAGCTTGTTTTAGAGTTCTGTAATTCCTCAATAGAAATCGACGGCCTCGTACATTCTGCTGGAATCGTAAAATCACAACTTTTTAGTTTTCTTAAAGAAGAATCTTTCCGACATATTTTAGATACGAATTTAGTTGCCCCAGTTATGCTTACTAAGCACCTATTAAAGAAAAAGAAAATCAATAAAGAATCATCAATCGTATTTCTTTCCTCTATTTCAGGACCAGTCGTTACTTATATAGGTAACAGTGCCTATTCTGCCAGTAAAAGTGCTTTGTGTGGAATCGCAAAAACTATGGCCCTCGAATTGGCTTCTAAAGGTATAAGAGTAAATACTATCATGCCTGCTATGATAGAAACTGAATTGATTTCATCTATTGATAGCAGTAAAGAAGATATAGAATTGGATAAGAAAAATTATCCTTTAGGAGATTATGGTAAGCCTGAAGATGTTGCGTTTTCTGTAATATTTTTATTATCTAAAGCTTCAAAATGGATGACTGGAACTGATTTAAAATTAGATGGAGGACTCACTTTAAAATGA
- a CDS encoding acyl carrier protein yields the protein MEDFINNFAEQFDETDRSEFQNDTQFKDLDEWDSMIALSIIAMMDEEYGTTINGDDIKKADTIEDLFKIVNA from the coding sequence ATGGAAGATTTTATAAATAATTTTGCTGAGCAGTTTGATGAAACTGATAGAAGTGAGTTTCAAAATGATACTCAATTTAAAGATTTAGATGAATGGGACTCAATGATCGCACTATCAATTATTGCGATGATGGATGAAGAATATGGAACTACAATTAATGGAGACGATATAAAAAAAGCAGATACCATTGAAGATCTCTTTAAAATTGTCAACGCATAA
- a CDS encoding 3-oxoacyl-ACP synthase III family protein, translating into MIQSYINHIDYYLPEKVLSNENLAAEFPEWSVEKIAKKIGIHKRHIAAHDETSMDMGIKAAAILFEKNQIDPKSIDFLLFCTQSPDYFLPTSACIMQEKLGLRKTCGALDFNLGCSGFIYGLSLAKGLIAGGIAKNVLLVCGETYSKFLNSSDKGNRTIFGDAASAVLISDEAVGLSAKIGEFNLGTDGTGAENLIVKAGAMRQPDASGTEVQDDYGNTTSDADLFMNGPAIFNFTSQNIPELVINNVSKNNFDLGDITYFVFHQANAYMLNHLRKKIKVSQDRFPIKMDFCGNTVSSTIQIALKELHEEGDFSAGDKVLLAGFGVGYSWGAVTIELM; encoded by the coding sequence ATGATACAATCTTATATCAACCATATCGACTATTACCTTCCAGAAAAAGTTCTTTCCAACGAAAATCTCGCTGCGGAATTTCCAGAATGGTCTGTAGAGAAAATCGCAAAGAAAATAGGAATACATAAAAGACATATTGCCGCTCATGATGAGACTTCTATGGATATGGGAATCAAAGCGGCTGCTATTCTTTTTGAGAAAAATCAGATCGATCCAAAATCAATTGACTTTTTATTGTTTTGTACTCAAAGTCCTGATTACTTTTTACCTACCAGTGCCTGTATCATGCAGGAGAAACTTGGACTGAGAAAAACCTGCGGTGCTTTAGACTTTAACTTGGGCTGTTCTGGTTTTATCTACGGCCTAAGTCTTGCAAAAGGACTTATTGCTGGAGGTATCGCAAAGAATGTGTTATTAGTTTGTGGTGAGACTTATAGTAAGTTTCTAAATTCTTCAGATAAAGGAAATCGTACTATTTTTGGAGATGCCGCTAGCGCAGTTTTGATTTCTGATGAAGCGGTAGGTCTTTCAGCAAAAATAGGTGAGTTCAATCTAGGAACAGATGGAACTGGAGCAGAAAACCTTATTGTCAAAGCAGGAGCTATGAGACAACCAGATGCATCTGGTACAGAAGTACAGGATGATTATGGAAACACTACCTCTGATGCGGACTTATTTATGAATGGTCCTGCCATTTTCAACTTTACTTCACAAAATATTCCTGAATTAGTAATCAATAATGTGAGCAAAAACAATTTTGATTTGGGAGACATTACTTATTTTGTTTTTCATCAAGCAAATGCATACATGCTCAATCATTTAAGAAAAAAGATAAAAGTAAGTCAAGACCGTTTTCCTATTAAAATGGATTTCTGTGGCAATACTGTTTCCTCCACCATACAGATCGCGCTCAAAGAGTTACACGAAGAAGGTGATTTTTCAGCAGGAGATAAAGTTCTGCTCGCAGGATTTGGAGTAGGTTACTCTTGGGGAGCAGTCACTATCGAATTAATGTAA
- a CDS encoding 3-oxoacyl-ACP synthase III family protein, which produces MDNLNDKYIIEKQGEKVLESTGIRYRHIAVNETAADLCYDAAKKLLEENNSDLDNIDFLVFVSQTPDYILPASATILQNRLGLKTTVAAFDVNMGCSGYVYGLSIISSLLASSINKNANALLLVGDTISKLCDPTDSSTYPLFGDAGSATLLGKSNSSDIIFDLNSDGSGCEAIKVEYGGFKQLSDGFQKTLYLNGMDVFSFGITKVPKAIKQFMEEQSVETSDFDYFIFHQANKFMNEKIRKKLKAEVEQVPYSLFDYANTSCATIPLTITSQLENISKKTKLFMSGFGVGLSWASAILELDANCVLNNSTYNG; this is translated from the coding sequence ATGGATAACCTTAATGATAAATATATAATAGAAAAGCAAGGAGAGAAAGTTCTGGAAAGTACAGGAATTAGGTATCGACACATTGCTGTTAATGAGACTGCAGCAGACTTGTGTTATGATGCTGCTAAGAAACTATTAGAAGAAAATAATAGTGACCTTGACAATATAGATTTTCTTGTATTTGTTTCTCAGACTCCTGATTATATTTTGCCTGCCAGTGCAACAATTCTACAAAATAGGTTGGGGTTAAAAACTACTGTAGCTGCATTTGATGTAAACATGGGGTGTTCCGGATATGTATACGGGCTCTCTATTATTTCTTCATTACTAGCTAGTTCAATTAACAAAAATGCTAATGCACTTTTATTAGTAGGAGACACCATTTCAAAATTGTGTGACCCTACAGACTCTAGTACTTATCCTTTATTTGGAGACGCGGGTAGCGCCACTCTATTAGGTAAGTCTAATTCTAGTGATATAATTTTTGATCTTAATAGTGACGGTTCTGGTTGTGAAGCTATTAAAGTAGAATATGGCGGATTTAAACAATTGAGTGATGGTTTTCAAAAAACTCTATACCTTAATGGGATGGATGTTTTTTCCTTTGGAATAACAAAGGTTCCTAAAGCAATAAAACAGTTTATGGAAGAGCAGTCAGTGGAAACCTCTGATTTTGATTATTTTATTTTTCATCAAGCAAATAAGTTTATGAATGAAAAAATCAGAAAAAAGTTAAAGGCTGAAGTAGAACAGGTTCCTTATTCATTGTTCGATTATGCAAACACGTCATGTGCTACTATACCTTTAACTATCACGAGTCAATTAGAGAATATTTCAAAAAAAACCAAATTGTTTATGTCTGGTTTTGGAGTTGGGTTGTCTTGGGCAAGTGCAATTTTGGAATTAGATGCCAACTGTGTTCTAAATAACAGCACTTACAATGGATAA
- a CDS encoding sugar transferase, translated as MYKTIIKPSLDFISALMAVIAASPVLLIFGLLLAINNRGSLFFTQVRPGKNGKLFKVIKFKTMTDKKDANGNLLPDDQRLTPVGKFVRATSMDELPQIFNVLKGDLSFVGPRPLLPAYLELYNERQAMRHQVKPGITGWAQVNGRNAISWEQKFEYDAWYVENQSFLLDFKIVLLTFKKVFKSDDINADANATMSAFKGSK; from the coding sequence ATGTATAAAACCATCATCAAACCATCCTTAGATTTTATATCAGCCTTAATGGCCGTAATTGCCGCAAGTCCAGTATTGTTGATCTTTGGATTGTTATTAGCCATCAATAATAGAGGTTCTCTATTCTTTACACAGGTACGCCCGGGAAAAAATGGTAAGCTGTTTAAGGTGATTAAGTTCAAAACCATGACCGACAAGAAAGACGCTAACGGTAACCTGTTGCCTGATGATCAGCGACTCACGCCTGTAGGAAAGTTTGTGAGAGCCACATCGATGGACGAGCTGCCCCAAATATTTAATGTGTTGAAAGGAGATTTAAGTTTTGTGGGACCACGACCCTTATTACCTGCCTATCTGGAACTTTACAATGAACGTCAGGCAATGCGTCATCAAGTAAAACCAGGTATTACGGGTTGGGCACAGGTCAATGGTAGAAATGCCATTTCATGGGAGCAAAAATTTGAGTACGATGCTTGGTACGTAGAGAATCAGTCATTTCTACTAGACTTTAAAATCGTCCTGCTTACCTTCAAAAAGGTGTTTAAATCTGATGATATCAACGCAGATGCAAATGCAACCATGTCTGCATTTAAAGGCAGTAAATAG